The following coding sequences lie in one Alloacidobacterium dinghuense genomic window:
- the rplJ gene encoding 50S ribosomal protein L10: protein MPFTRAKKAEKVSQLAHELEGSTSAIIGTFAKLTVAQDFELRKTVRASGGRYRVLKNKLAARASKGTQIEAALQGLKGVSSVAYTSGDPVALAKALSTWVTDNAEFTFKLGIIDGKVITVEEVKQLATMPGKEEIFSKLLFLINAPAQRLATVINATGRDLAVVINQAVEQNKFSGAQASAAQPSPAVELAAAVEQAPAVEQAQAEQPAVESTAPVESAPAAEPAAPEVSGGEAAASE, encoded by the coding sequence ATGCCATTTACGAGAGCAAAGAAGGCAGAGAAGGTTTCGCAGCTGGCGCACGAGCTTGAGGGCTCGACCAGCGCGATTATCGGCACCTTTGCCAAGTTGACCGTCGCGCAGGATTTTGAGCTGCGCAAGACCGTTCGCGCCTCAGGCGGCCGCTACCGCGTGCTTAAGAACAAGCTCGCTGCGCGCGCTTCGAAAGGTACACAGATTGAAGCGGCTCTGCAGGGCCTGAAGGGTGTATCGTCCGTCGCATACACCAGCGGCGACCCGGTCGCGCTGGCCAAGGCACTTTCGACCTGGGTAACTGACAACGCGGAGTTCACCTTTAAGCTCGGCATCATCGACGGCAAAGTGATTACCGTCGAAGAGGTCAAGCAGCTGGCGACCATGCCGGGCAAGGAAGAGATCTTCTCGAAGCTGCTCTTCCTCATCAACGCTCCGGCACAACGTCTGGCCACTGTCATCAACGCGACGGGCCGCGACCTGGCTGTAGTGATCAATCAGGCGGTCGAGCAAAACAAGTTTTCAGGCGCGCAGGCTTCGGCAGCGCAGCCATCCCCGGCGGTGGAGCTGGCTGCAGCGGTTGAGCAAGCCCCGGCAGTGGAGCAGGCTCAGGCAGAACAGCCAGCGGTAGAATCCACTGCGCCAGTGGAGTCGGCTCCAGCGGCCGAACCGGCTGCGCCGGAAGTTTCAGGCGGAGAAGCAGCCGCCAGCGAGTAG
- the rplL gene encoding 50S ribosomal protein L7/L12 has translation MADLQQLEDQIVGLSLLDAAALVKKLEERLGVSAAAAAPVVVAGAAAGAAAPAAVEQTEFTVILKDAGANKINTIKAVREVTSLGLKEAKDLVDGAPKPLKENISKEDAEAIKKKFEGVATIEVK, from the coding sequence ATGGCGGATTTGCAGCAGTTGGAAGATCAGATTGTCGGGCTTAGCCTGCTGGACGCAGCGGCCCTGGTAAAGAAGCTCGAAGAGCGTCTTGGCGTTTCGGCGGCAGCGGCGGCTCCGGTCGTCGTGGCCGGTGCGGCGGCAGGTGCGGCAGCTCCTGCGGCAGTTGAGCAGACTGAGTTCACCGTTATCCTCAAGGATGCCGGAGCGAACAAGATCAACACTATCAAGGCTGTACGCGAAGTCACCTCGCTGGGTCTGAAGGAAGCCAAGGACTTGGTCGACGGAGCTCCGAAGCCTCTGAAGGAGAACATCAGCAAGGAAGATGCCGAGGCCATCAAGAAGAAGTTCGAAGGCGTCGCGACCATCGAAGTCAAGTAA
- the rpoB gene encoding DNA-directed RNA polymerase subunit beta has translation MSSENRALRSRLDFSKIPTSIQIPNLIEVQRRSYERFLQMDKLPTEREDNGLQSVFTSVFPITDFRNISQLDFVDFSIGNWECKCGHLKGLHHLRTACVNCGAMVITDPFHPGDVLCHKCGTYNKNTPDFCNKCGDPVGLQLKYDQAECEERGMTYSAPLKVTVRLTIYDKDAETGAKTIRDIKEQEVFFGDIPLMTQNGTFIVNGTERVIVSQLHRSPGVFFETANNRTYFLGKIIPYRGSWVEFEYDQKNTLYVRIDRKRKFLGTIFLRALGLKSDEEILKTFYTVDKISVRDNKLFWTLDENAEKPTHLLGAKPAHAVVVKNEEIAHSGRKITPSILKALRSHKVSEVEIETAELDGAVTAADVIDTTTGEIFLEANQELTADKLHKIMQSGVSTVEVFFPERDDVGNIITNTLRRDSVRKPEEALIEIYRKLRPGDPPTLDTATALFEGMFFDARKYDFSRVGRLKFNIKLYESQDATQLDKRTLTPEDFYGTIRYLLKLRKNIGIVDDIDHLGNRRVRAVGELMENQFRIGLVRMERAIKEKMSVYQEMSTAMPHDLINAKPVMAAIREFFGSSQLSQFMDQTNPLSEITHKRRLSALGPGGLSRERAGFEVRDVHPTHYGRICPIETPEGPNIGLISSLSCFARINEYGFIESPYRRVKDHRVLDYVQVTNAGESGLRVGDHLEKSEALKLNNQLKKDKKRHIDFEPFSFYLSAWEEDRHTIAQANIELDEHGNITEELVNARRQGNFVLVDRKEVDYVDVSPKQLVSVAASLVPFLEHDDANRALMGANMQRQSVPLLVSEAPLVGTGMEGVTARDSGAVILARRNGVVDSVDSERIIIRVEGEHHPTQLSREVGSDIYQLTKFKRSNQNTCINQKPIVRHGDRVVKGQVIADGPCTEQGELGLGRNVLVAFMPWRGYNFEDAILISEKLVREDYYTSVHIEEFEIEARDTKLGPEEITRDIPNVSESALRDLDESGVIRIGAKIKHNDILVGKVTPKGETQLTPEEKLLRAIFGEKAGDVRDASLTCPPGIEGTVVDVRIFSRKGQEKDERAKLIEGEQVAKLEKNLADEIRILTDERLKRLEAILGGKEVLADLHDERTNKRLLVKGAILDRDTIELISTKNLKRIRYNDKDPRVNEQIDEIEEMTSRQIDVLRKITNERISKLQKGDELAPGVIKLVKVYIAMKRKLSVGDKMAGRHGNKGVIARILPEEDMPYLPDGKPVEIVLNPLGVPSRMNVGQILETHLGWAAHELGEQVAEIVKQNQDANAIREVFRERFSGTAALRQLLELDDEQVRRVGLGMQKGIWFGTAVFDGARETEIKALLAAAGLPSSGKTPLFDGMTGEEFEQPATVGYIYMLKLSHLVDDKIHARSIGPYSLITQQPLGGKAQFGGQRFGEMEVWALEAYGAAYILQELLTAKSDDVYGRTKIYEAIVKGEAAIEPGVPESFNVLIRELQALCLDVELIKQVGDDAKKQPLPTFAAAD, from the coding sequence ATGTCAAGCGAGAACCGCGCACTACGCAGCCGTCTCGATTTTTCAAAAATTCCTACATCCATTCAAATCCCTAACCTGATCGAAGTGCAGCGGCGTTCCTACGAGCGTTTCCTGCAGATGGACAAGCTGCCCACCGAGCGCGAAGACAACGGATTGCAATCGGTTTTCACCTCGGTTTTCCCGATTACTGATTTTCGTAATATCTCGCAGCTTGATTTCGTCGACTTCTCGATTGGTAACTGGGAGTGCAAGTGCGGACACCTGAAGGGCCTGCATCACCTGCGTACCGCCTGCGTCAATTGCGGCGCCATGGTTATCACCGACCCATTCCATCCCGGCGATGTGCTCTGCCACAAGTGCGGCACCTACAACAAGAACACGCCTGATTTCTGCAACAAGTGCGGCGACCCTGTAGGCTTGCAGCTCAAGTACGATCAGGCGGAGTGCGAGGAGCGTGGCATGACTTACTCTGCTCCGCTCAAGGTCACCGTGCGCCTCACGATTTACGACAAGGATGCAGAGACCGGCGCCAAGACCATCCGCGACATCAAGGAGCAGGAAGTCTTCTTCGGCGACATTCCGCTGATGACGCAGAATGGCACGTTCATCGTCAACGGAACCGAGCGTGTTATTGTTTCGCAGTTGCACCGTTCGCCCGGCGTCTTCTTTGAGACGGCGAACAACCGCACCTACTTCCTCGGTAAGATCATTCCCTATCGCGGCTCCTGGGTTGAGTTTGAGTACGACCAGAAGAACACGCTCTACGTCCGCATCGACCGCAAGCGTAAGTTCCTCGGCACGATTTTCCTGCGGGCGCTCGGTCTCAAGTCCGACGAAGAGATTCTCAAGACCTTCTACACCGTCGACAAGATCTCGGTGCGTGACAACAAGCTCTTTTGGACGCTCGATGAGAACGCCGAGAAGCCGACACATCTGCTGGGCGCGAAGCCTGCGCACGCTGTTGTAGTCAAGAACGAAGAAATCGCCCACTCTGGCCGCAAGATCACTCCGTCGATCCTGAAGGCGCTGCGTTCGCACAAGGTTTCCGAAGTCGAAATCGAAACCGCCGAACTCGACGGTGCCGTAACCGCAGCCGACGTGATCGACACGACCACGGGAGAAATCTTTCTTGAAGCGAATCAGGAACTCACTGCCGACAAGCTGCACAAGATCATGCAGAGCGGCGTATCTACGGTCGAAGTCTTCTTTCCTGAGCGCGACGATGTGGGCAACATCATCACCAACACGCTGCGCCGCGACTCCGTACGCAAGCCGGAAGAGGCTCTGATCGAGATCTACCGCAAGCTGCGCCCGGGCGATCCGCCGACGCTCGATACCGCGACTGCGCTCTTCGAAGGCATGTTCTTTGATGCGCGCAAGTACGACTTCTCGCGCGTGGGCCGTCTGAAGTTCAACATCAAGCTCTATGAGAGCCAGGATGCGACGCAGCTCGACAAGCGCACGCTGACTCCGGAAGACTTCTACGGAACCATCCGGTACCTGCTCAAGCTGCGCAAGAACATCGGCATCGTGGACGACATCGATCACCTTGGTAACCGCCGCGTGCGTGCTGTCGGTGAACTGATGGAGAACCAGTTCCGCATCGGCCTCGTGCGTATGGAACGCGCCATCAAGGAAAAGATGAGCGTCTATCAGGAGATGTCGACGGCCATGCCGCACGACCTCATCAACGCAAAGCCGGTGATGGCCGCCATCCGTGAGTTCTTCGGTTCCTCGCAGCTCTCGCAGTTCATGGACCAGACCAATCCGCTCTCGGAGATCACGCACAAGCGCCGTCTCTCCGCGCTTGGACCGGGCGGTCTCTCGCGTGAGCGCGCCGGATTCGAAGTCCGCGACGTTCACCCGACGCACTATGGCCGTATCTGCCCGATTGAGACGCCGGAAGGTCCGAATATCGGTCTGATCAGCTCGCTCTCGTGCTTCGCGCGCATCAATGAGTACGGCTTTATTGAATCGCCATACCGCCGCGTGAAAGATCACCGTGTCCTTGATTATGTTCAGGTTACGAATGCCGGTGAGAGCGGTTTGCGTGTCGGCGATCACCTCGAAAAGTCCGAGGCGCTGAAGCTCAACAACCAGCTCAAGAAGGACAAGAAGCGCCACATCGACTTCGAACCCTTCTCCTTCTACCTTTCTGCGTGGGAGGAAGACCGTCACACCATCGCGCAGGCAAACATCGAGCTCGACGAGCATGGAAACATCACCGAAGAGCTGGTGAATGCTCGCCGTCAGGGCAACTTCGTCCTCGTGGACCGCAAGGAAGTCGACTACGTTGACGTGAGCCCGAAGCAGCTGGTCTCGGTTGCCGCATCGCTCGTGCCGTTCCTTGAGCACGACGACGCAAACCGCGCGCTGATGGGCGCCAACATGCAACGCCAGTCGGTGCCGTTGCTCGTGTCGGAAGCTCCGCTTGTCGGAACCGGCATGGAAGGCGTCACTGCGCGCGATTCGGGAGCCGTGATTCTGGCACGCCGTAACGGCGTGGTCGATTCGGTCGACTCCGAGCGCATCATCATCCGCGTGGAAGGTGAGCATCACCCGACGCAGCTGTCGCGTGAAGTTGGTTCGGATATCTACCAGCTGACGAAGTTCAAGCGCTCGAACCAGAACACCTGCATCAACCAGAAGCCGATCGTTCGTCATGGCGATCGCGTGGTGAAGGGACAGGTGATCGCTGACGGTCCTTGCACAGAGCAGGGCGAGCTTGGCCTCGGACGCAACGTGCTCGTGGCTTTCATGCCGTGGCGCGGTTACAACTTCGAGGACGCGATCCTCATCTCGGAAAAGCTCGTTCGTGAGGACTACTACACCTCAGTCCACATCGAAGAGTTCGAGATCGAAGCGCGCGACACGAAGCTTGGACCGGAAGAAATCACGCGTGACATTCCTAATGTTTCAGAGAGCGCACTGCGCGATCTGGACGAGAGCGGTGTCATCCGTATCGGCGCGAAGATCAAGCACAACGATATTCTCGTCGGTAAGGTCACCCCCAAGGGCGAGACGCAGCTCACTCCGGAAGAGAAGCTGCTGCGCGCCATCTTCGGCGAAAAGGCCGGCGACGTGCGCGACGCATCGCTCACCTGCCCTCCAGGTATCGAAGGCACGGTGGTCGATGTTCGCATATTCTCCCGCAAGGGTCAGGAGAAGGACGAGCGCGCCAAGCTGATCGAAGGCGAGCAGGTTGCGAAGCTTGAAAAGAACCTCGCCGATGAGATTCGTATTCTCACCGACGAGCGTCTGAAGCGTCTCGAAGCGATCCTCGGAGGCAAGGAAGTTCTTGCCGACCTTCACGACGAGCGCACCAATAAGCGCCTCCTCGTGAAGGGAGCAATCCTCGACCGCGACACCATCGAGCTGATCTCGACCAAAAACCTTAAGCGCATCCGTTACAACGACAAGGACCCGCGCGTGAATGAGCAGATCGACGAGATCGAGGAAATGACCTCGCGTCAGATCGATGTGTTGCGCAAGATCACGAACGAGCGCATCTCCAAGCTGCAGAAGGGCGACGAGCTTGCTCCCGGCGTCATCAAGCTGGTCAAGGTTTACATCGCCATGAAGCGCAAACTCTCCGTCGGTGACAAGATGGCCGGACGCCACGGTAACAAGGGCGTCATCGCGCGCATCCTGCCCGAAGAGGACATGCCATATCTGCCCGATGGCAAGCCGGTAGAAATTGTTCTCAACCCGCTTGGTGTGCCTTCGCGTATGAACGTTGGTCAGATTCTCGAAACGCACCTTGGCTGGGCTGCGCACGAACTCGGCGAGCAGGTTGCCGAAATCGTGAAGCAGAACCAGGACGCCAATGCGATCCGCGAAGTCTTCAGGGAGCGCTTCTCCGGTACTGCCGCTCTGCGTCAGCTCCTTGAGCTCGACGACGAGCAGGTCAGGCGGGTGGGTCTGGGTATGCAGAAGGGCATCTGGTTTGGCACGGCAGTCTTTGACGGTGCGCGCGAAACCGAGATCAAGGCGCTTCTCGCCGCTGCTGGACTTCCCAGCTCAGGCAAGACGCCGCTCTTTGACGGCATGACCGGCGAAGAGTTCGAACAGCCGGCGACCGTGGGCTACATCTACATGCTCAAGCTCTCGCATCTGGTTGACGACAAGATCCACGCGCGCTCGATCGGGCCGTACTCGCTTATCACGCAGCAGCCGCTGGGTGGTAAGGCGCAGTTCGGAGGCCAGCGCTTCGGAGAAATGGAAGTGTGGGCGCTTGAAGCATATGGCGCTGCCTACATTCTCCAGGAGCTGCTTACCGCCAAGTCCGACGACGTCTATGGCCGTACCAAGATTTACGAGGCCATCGTCAAGGGCGAGGCAGCCATTGAGCCCGGCGTGCCGGAATCGTTCAACGTGTTGATTCGCGAGTTGCAGGCGCTCTGCCTTGATGTGGAACTCATCAAGCAGGTAGGCGACGACGCAAAGAAGCAGCCGCTGCCAACATTCGCAGCCGCCGACTAA
- the rpoC gene encoding DNA-directed RNA polymerase subunit beta', translating to MYRSSPFELTSPITDFDAIRISLASPEKIRSWSHGEVTKPETINYRTFKPERDGLFCARIFGPVTDWECLCGKYKRMKHRGVICDKCGVEVTLSKVRRERLGHIELASPCSHVWFFKGLPSRIGHLLDISLRDLESVLYFESYVVVDPGDSPTREREIIKDENRFRELDQQYRPSGFKGMMGAEAIKELLKRVNVDELAVELRERMKAETSLQKRLKYSKRLKVVEAFRKSGNKPQWMILDVIPVIPPELRPLVPLDGGRFATSDLNDLYRRVINRNNRLKKLMDLHAPEVIVRNEKRMLQEAVDALFDNGRRGRVLRGANNRPLKSLSDTLKGKQGRFRQNLLGKRVDYSGRSVIVVGPELKLHQCGLPKKMALELFKPFIYHRLEQTGHCTTIKQAKEMVELQEPIVWDILEEVIKDHPVLLNRAPTLHRLGIQAFEPVLVEGKAIKIHPLVCTAFNADFDGDQMAVHIPLSPEAQVEASVLMLASHNILSPASGQPITVPTQDMVLGLYYLTKAKKGGKGEGRVFANTEEVLMALEAKEIETLTPIRLRYTGSVLDMTTAYDDQDLTHTEPVEYDKQYITTTVGRAILNDALADGMPYVNGLLKKKGIGQLVNYCYLNLGLEVTVKMLDRIKELGFQYATRSGLSVGLDDMVIPETKYGVVREAEKQRFAVQQQYLDGAITNGERNNKVIQLWSSVTEKVADEMFNNMKNADKEGAMNPIYIMADSGARGSKQQIRQLSGMRGLMAKPSGEIIETPITANFREGLTVLEYFISTHGARKGLADTALKTADSGYLTRRLVDVAQDVIVSEHTCGTVEGIYVTPIVESGEIIEPLRDRIIGRVSLEKIKDYEGSVIVDINQEITEDLASQIQAAGIERVKIRSVLTCESKRGVCILCYGRNLGSGKMVELGEAVGVIAAQSIGEPGTQLTMRTFHIGGTASRVSEQSKLDAKNNGTVRFINMVTVRSKGGDLVSMNRSGSIAVVDDRGREKERYQVVYGAKLKVEDGQKVELGQAMVEWDPYTFAILTEIGGTIQFKDLQEGITLHEEVDEVTGLSRLVVGDAPDEKRQPAILIKGSKGNKRYLMPSRAHLMIQDGDEVFPGDILAKIPRETTRTKDITGGLPRVVELFEARKPRETAIISEIDGVVKFGEVSKGQRKIYVTADNGEEKEYSVPRGVHVNVQEGERLRAGEPLMDGPLNPHDILAVLGEKELQAYLVNEIQEVYRLQGVAISDKHIETIVRQMLRWVKIEEVGDTNFLLEQQVDKFRFRNENERAISNGGRPATGRPLLLGITKASLSTESFISAASFQETTRVLTEASINGAVDNLRGLKENVIVGRLIPAGTGMEYYRNISLSPELEEAAAKVQQEVQTAYEEAERELEMMRQEGEAEEMAAE from the coding sequence TTGTACCGTTCCAGCCCGTTTGAATTAACCAGCCCGATCACGGATTTCGACGCTATCCGCATCTCGCTCGCTTCGCCCGAGAAGATTCGCAGCTGGTCGCATGGCGAAGTCACCAAGCCGGAAACCATCAACTACCGCACCTTCAAGCCGGAGCGCGACGGACTGTTCTGCGCCCGCATCTTCGGCCCGGTCACCGACTGGGAGTGTCTCTGCGGCAAGTACAAGCGCATGAAGCATCGCGGCGTCATCTGCGACAAGTGCGGCGTTGAAGTTACGCTGTCAAAGGTTCGCCGTGAGCGCCTCGGCCACATCGAGCTGGCCTCGCCCTGCTCGCACGTCTGGTTCTTCAAGGGCCTGCCGTCGCGCATCGGCCACCTGCTCGACATTTCTCTGCGTGATCTCGAAAGCGTGCTCTACTTCGAAAGCTATGTTGTCGTAGATCCAGGCGACTCGCCGACGCGCGAGCGCGAGATCATTAAGGATGAAAACCGCTTCCGCGAACTCGACCAGCAGTATCGCCCGTCTGGTTTCAAGGGCATGATGGGTGCCGAGGCGATCAAGGAATTGCTGAAGCGCGTCAATGTTGACGAGCTGGCCGTCGAGCTGCGCGAGCGCATGAAGGCTGAGACCTCGCTGCAGAAGCGCCTCAAGTATTCGAAGCGCCTCAAGGTTGTCGAAGCCTTCCGCAAGTCCGGCAACAAGCCGCAGTGGATGATTCTCGACGTAATCCCGGTCATTCCGCCGGAGCTGCGTCCCCTCGTTCCTCTGGACGGCGGCCGCTTCGCGACGTCTGATCTGAACGACCTGTATCGCCGCGTCATCAACCGCAACAACCGCCTCAAGAAGCTCATGGACCTCCACGCGCCTGAGGTGATCGTGCGCAACGAAAAGCGCATGTTGCAGGAAGCTGTCGATGCGCTCTTCGACAACGGCCGTCGTGGCCGCGTTCTGCGCGGCGCGAACAACCGTCCGCTGAAGTCGCTCTCTGACACCCTCAAGGGCAAGCAGGGCCGCTTCCGTCAGAACCTGCTCGGTAAGCGCGTTGATTACTCTGGCCGTTCGGTCATCGTCGTCGGTCCTGAGCTGAAACTGCATCAGTGCGGTCTGCCAAAGAAGATGGCGCTTGAACTCTTCAAGCCCTTCATCTATCACCGCCTTGAGCAGACAGGCCACTGCACGACCATCAAGCAGGCAAAGGAAATGGTCGAGCTGCAGGAGCCGATCGTGTGGGACATCCTTGAAGAAGTCATCAAGGACCATCCGGTACTCTTGAACCGTGCCCCAACCCTGCACCGCCTCGGCATCCAGGCCTTTGAGCCTGTGCTTGTTGAAGGCAAGGCCATTAAGATTCACCCGCTCGTTTGCACCGCGTTCAACGCGGACTTCGACGGTGACCAGATGGCCGTGCACATTCCGCTGTCGCCAGAAGCGCAGGTGGAAGCCAGCGTGCTGATGCTCGCTTCGCACAACATCCTGTCGCCCGCGTCCGGTCAGCCGATCACCGTTCCTACACAGGACATGGTTCTCGGTCTCTACTATCTGACCAAGGCCAAGAAGGGGGGCAAGGGTGAAGGCCGCGTCTTCGCGAACACCGAAGAAGTACTCATGGCCCTCGAAGCCAAGGAGATCGAAACCCTCACGCCGATTCGTCTGCGCTACACCGGTTCTGTCCTCGACATGACCACCGCATACGACGATCAGGATCTGACGCACACCGAGCCGGTCGAGTACGACAAGCAGTACATCACCACGACCGTCGGCCGCGCCATCCTGAACGACGCTCTTGCGGATGGCATGCCGTACGTCAACGGTCTGCTCAAGAAGAAGGGCATCGGCCAGCTGGTCAACTACTGCTACCTGAACCTCGGCCTTGAAGTTACAGTCAAGATGCTCGACCGCATCAAGGAACTGGGCTTCCAGTACGCGACGCGCTCCGGCCTCTCCGTCGGCCTGGACGACATGGTCATCCCGGAGACGAAGTACGGTGTCGTGCGCGAAGCGGAAAAGCAGCGCTTTGCCGTGCAGCAGCAGTACCTTGACGGCGCGATCACCAACGGTGAGCGCAACAACAAGGTCATTCAGCTGTGGTCATCTGTAACCGAGAAGGTTGCGGATGAGATGTTCAACAACATGAAGAACGCCGACAAGGAAGGAGCCATGAACCCGATCTACATCATGGCCGATTCCGGTGCTCGTGGTTCGAAGCAGCAGATTCGTCAGCTCTCCGGCATGCGCGGACTGATGGCGAAGCCGTCGGGCGAAATCATCGAGACCCCCATCACGGCAAACTTCCGTGAAGGCCTCACCGTGCTCGAATACTTCATTTCGACGCACGGCGCGCGTAAGGGTCTGGCTGACACCGCTCTGAAGACTGCTGACTCCGGCTACCTGACACGTCGATTGGTTGATGTGGCGCAGGATGTCATCGTCAGCGAGCACACCTGCGGAACCGTCGAAGGCATCTACGTAACTCCTATCGTCGAGTCTGGCGAAATCATCGAGCCGCTGCGTGACCGCATCATCGGCCGCGTCTCGCTCGAAAAGATCAAGGACTACGAAGGCAGCGTCATCGTCGACATCAACCAGGAGATCACCGAAGACCTCGCATCGCAGATTCAGGCAGCCGGCATTGAGCGCGTCAAGATTCGCTCCGTGCTCACCTGCGAATCCAAGCGTGGCGTCTGCATCCTCTGCTATGGCCGCAACCTCGGCTCCGGCAAGATGGTTGAGCTCGGCGAAGCTGTCGGCGTCATCGCCGCGCAGTCCATCGGTGAGCCCGGAACGCAGCTCACGATGCGTACCTTCCACATCGGTGGTACGGCATCGCGTGTTTCGGAGCAGTCGAAGCTCGACGCGAAGAACAACGGTACCGTCCGCTTCATCAACATGGTCACCGTTCGTTCAAAGGGTGGCGATCTGGTTTCCATGAACCGTTCGGGTTCGATCGCCGTTGTTGACGACCGTGGCCGTGAGAAGGAGCGCTACCAGGTTGTGTACGGCGCAAAGCTGAAGGTGGAAGACGGTCAGAAGGTCGAGCTCGGTCAGGCAATGGTCGAGTGGGATCCCTACACGTTCGCGATCCTCACTGAGATCGGCGGCACCATCCAGTTCAAGGACCTGCAGGAAGGCATCACCCTGCATGAGGAAGTCGATGAGGTTACCGGCCTCTCGCGCCTCGTCGTCGGCGATGCACCTGATGAGAAGCGCCAGCCAGCGATCCTCATCAAGGGCAGCAAGGGCAACAAGCGTTATCTGATGCCTTCGCGCGCTCACCTAATGATCCAGGACGGCGACGAAGTCTTCCCCGGCGATATCCTTGCCAAGATTCCGCGCGAAACCACGCGCACCAAGGACATCACCGGCGGTCTGCCTCGCGTCGTAGAACTCTTCGAAGCCCGCAAGCCGCGCGAAACCGCCATCATCAGCGAAATCGATGGTGTGGTGAAGTTCGGCGAAGTCAGCAAGGGTCAGCGTAAGATCTACGTCACCGCTGACAACGGCGAGGAGAAGGAGTACTCGGTGCCTCGCGGCGTCCACGTCAACGTGCAGGAGGGTGAACGCCTGCGCGCCGGCGAGCCGCTGATGGATGGACCGCTCAACCCGCACGACATTCTCGCCGTGCTCGGTGAGAAGGAGCTGCAGGCCTACCTGGTGAACGAAATCCAGGAAGTCTACCGTCTCCAGGGCGTGGCCATCTCCGACAAGCACATCGAGACCATCGTCCGCCAGATGCTGCGCTGGGTGAAGATCGAGGAAGTCGGCGACACAAACTTCCTGCTCGAACAGCAGGTTGACAAGTTCCGCTTCCGCAACGAGAACGAGCGCGCCATCTCGAATGGTGGACGTCCGGCAACTGGCCGTCCGCTTCTGCTCGGTATCACCAAAGCGTCGCTGTCTACCGAGAGCTTCATCTCGGCAGCCAGCTTCCAGGAGACCACGCGCGTACTGACCGAGGCGTCCATCAACGGTGCCGTCGACAACCTGCGCGGCCTCAAGGAGAACGTCATCGTCGGCCGTCTCATCCCGGCTGGAACCGGCATGGAATACTACCGCAACATCTCGCTCTCACCGGAACTGGAAGAAGCGGCAGCCAAGGTCCAACAGGAAGTGCAGACTGCTTACGAGGAAGCAGAGCGCGAACTCGAAATGATGCGCCAGGAAGGCGAAGCCGAAGAAATGGCTGCCGAATAA